DNA from Candidatus Glassbacteria bacterium:
TGGGGAAGTACCCGGCTTTGTTGGCCCCGGCTTCGGCGGTGTAGATCAACGCGCCCTCCAGGTCGTGCACCCATACCCGGGCCGGGTCCCACACGTCGTACCCCACCAGCGCATCGCACCCGTGGTATTCGGCGAGTTCTTGCGAGAAGTAGATACCCCCGAACATGCGCACTTCGCCGCGCAGGATTTTGCGTTCCACCTGCGGGCGGAAAAGGGAATCCGGGTCTTCGGGGAACGCAGGCGCCCATCCTTGGGCGATATGGCCGTCCCAGGCCTCCTGCGGGGATTGAAAGCGGCGCTTCCCGGTCTCCGGATCGGTGATCTTGGCAAGGCCGGAATGGGGGTGATTATTGTTGTACTCCCACACTTCGCGGTCGATCAGCTTGCAGAACGCTTCCCAAGGCAATAACCATTCGCCGGTGGCGCGGGTGCGCTTGAACGCCACCTGCTTCGCCTCCGGGTCCATCTTCTTCCCCATGTAGGTGGGGAGCTTCTTGGCGGCCCTCACCCAAATCGTTTGATGGCCGCGCTCGGCCAGACCCCGGGCCTGGGAGTTGTACGGAATGGAGTGGGTAATGGTGGTGCCCATCCGGGCCAGCAACCCGGAAGCCTGATGCTTGAGAAGATCGTTTTTATACCCCGGGCCACGATCCACATAGAAAATCGCGGGAATTCCCTCGCGCACGGAGGCATGGCGGAGAGCATCCAGGGTGGCCAGGGCAGATTCGGCCAGGGTGCATGACCAGCCCACGGCCTTGCGGGTAGCGACGTCGATAACGAGGGTGATCTCCGGGCGGAAGGGCTTGCCGTGAATGGGGTGGGCGACTTCGGCATCAAACGTGTGCCCGTCCGCCGAGTAGCAATCGCCCGGGGACATTTCCGAGGTATCGCGCCGCACAAAGGGCCGGATCGACTTCAACTCGCGTGGCCCCATCCGCCCCCGCCGCTGGTAGACCTCCCCCAACCGGGCCAGGAAACCCCGGGCCTGGGTATAGGTGGGAGCCTTGACGCCCTCGGCCAAGACGCCCGAGGCCGACAATGCTTTCAGGGCGGCTTTCAGAGACGGCTTTTGCGGTTGCCGGTGCACCTTGAGCAGGGCCATCCCCCAGGG
Protein-coding regions in this window:
- a CDS encoding DDE-type integrase/transposase/recombinase; protein product: MNEWMSAVELAGLPGLPTSKVGVLKRAEKENWKSRPRKGRGGGREYSVKSLPEVTFNAIITRKLNQLELPGVVEAPPPAVVQKQAAPLKDWQKERMDARAAILRQVEDLAAWLGIEKAIKEVVSRAREGALPDHLQRLVTVANAKGGGSGKRTLSSRTIKRWRAALKGGVSALAPKPTERAAFPPWGMALLKVHRQPQKPSLKAALKALSASGVLAEGVKAPTYTQARGFLARLGEVYQRRGRMGPRELKSIRPFVRRDTSEMSPGDCYSADGHTFDAEVAHPIHGKPFRPEITLVIDVATRKAVGWSCTLAESALATLDALRHASVREGIPAIFYVDRGPGYKNDLLKHQASGLLARMGTTITHSIPYNSQARGLAERGHQTIWVRAAKKLPTYMGKKMDPEAKQVAFKRTRATGEWLLPWEAFCKLIDREVWEYNNNHPHSGLAKITDPETGKRRFQSPQEAWDGHIAQGWAPAFPEDPDSLFRPQVERKILRGEVRMFGGIYFSQELAEYHGCDALVGYDVWDPARVWVHDLEGALIYTAEAGANKAGYFPKSMIEQARDTRTKTRRRRLETKLAEVEAEAGKVAETEPTPVSPAEREAAAAKLAELETASPPAPESAPVNELANNRPVFFSDADKFRWLRTNKAEVTGADREWVEDYKGSDEYRLLFGPGDGGTEAAM